From the genome of Manis pentadactyla isolate mManPen7 chromosome 18, mManPen7.hap1, whole genome shotgun sequence, one region includes:
- the AEN gene encoding apoptosis-enhancing nuclease isoform X1 produces the protein MCRPQAPGPERHPFPSPPGCSGLKGAALGGGARPEGAGPAAAADEWPTPALSRGVLPYWQGEQIGMVPCEATGSAQCLSPSLANPNAKDVLRRKHKRKSRQHQRFMARKALLQEQGLLGIPPEPGASPLPMLSEALLGTDTARSGRQRPGAQTGDAPCSRKPTHRESAGPLPSKCVAIDCEMVGTGPRGRVSELARCSVVSYHGDVLYDKYVRPEMPIVDFRTRWSGITRKHMCKAIPFQVAQKEILKLLKGKVVVGHALHNDFQALKYFHPRSQTRDTTYVPNFLSQPGLHTRTRVSLKDLALQLLHKKIQVGHHGHSSVEDAMTAMELYRLVEVQWEQQASSLQTHPEDREPDSSTDMDQYMEDQYWPEDLAPSTSGGTAGKAQGRKE, from the exons ATGTGCAGGCCACAGGCCCCGGGGCCGGAGCGCCACCCGTTCCCGTCCCCGCCCGGGTGCTCAGGCCTGAAGGGGGCGGCGCTGGGCGGCGGGGCTCGGCCTGAGGGCGCCGGCCCGGCCGCCGCGGCCGATGAGTGGCCAACGCCCGCGCTCTCCCGTGG GGTGCTGCCCTATTGGCAGGGTGAGCAGATTGGGATGGTACCCTGCGAAGCCACTGGGTCTGCCCAGTGCCTCAGCCCTTCCCTGGCCAACCCAAATGCCAAGGATGTGCTTCGGAGGAAGCACAAGAGGAAGAGCCGGCAGCACCAGCGCTTCATGGCCCGGAAGGCCTTGCTGCAGGAGCAGGGACTGCTGGGCATACCCCCAGAGCCAGGAGCTTCCCCATTGCCCATGCTGTCGGAGGCGCTGCTGGGCACTGACACTGCCCGCAGTGGGAGGCAGCGCCCAGGGGCTCAGACTGGAGATGCCCCATGTAGCAGAAAGCCCACCCACAGGGAATCCGCAGGGCCCTTGCCCAGCAAGTGTGTGGCTATCGACTGTGAGATGGTGGGCACGGGTCCCCGAGGGCGGGTGAGCGAGCTGGCCCGCTGCTCAGTGGTGAGTTATCACGGTGATGTTCTCTACGACAAGTACGTCCGGCCTGAGATGCCCATCGTGGACTTCCGCACCCGCTGGAGCGGCATCACCCGGAAGCACATGTGCAAGGCTATCCCCTTCCAGGTGGCCCAGAAGGAG ATCCTCAAGCTCCTGAAGGGCAAGGTGGTCGTGGGGCACGCGCTGCACAATGACTTCCAGGCCCTCAAGTACTTCCACCCTCGGAGCCAGACTCGCGACACCACATACGTCCCAAACTTCCTCAGCCAGCCCGGCCTCCACACTCGGACCCGGGTCTCTCTGAAGGACCTGGCCCTGCAGCTGCTGCACAAGAAGATCCAG GTGGGCCACCATGGGCACTCGTCAGTGGAGGACGCTATGACAGCCATGGAGCTCTACCGGCTGGTGGAGGTGCAGTGGGAACAGCAGGCCAGCAGCCTGCAGACCCACCCTGAGGACAGAGAGCCAGACAGCAGCACGGACATGGACCAGTATATGGAGGACCAGTACTGGCCTGAGGACCTGGCCCCGAGCACAAGTGGGGGAACAGCGGGGAAGGCACAGGGCAGGAAGGAGTGA
- the AEN gene encoding apoptosis-enhancing nuclease isoform X2 → MVPCEATGSAQCLSPSLANPNAKDVLRRKHKRKSRQHQRFMARKALLQEQGLLGIPPEPGASPLPMLSEALLGTDTARSGRQRPGAQTGDAPCSRKPTHRESAGPLPSKCVAIDCEMVGTGPRGRVSELARCSVVSYHGDVLYDKYVRPEMPIVDFRTRWSGITRKHMCKAIPFQVAQKEILKLLKGKVVVGHALHNDFQALKYFHPRSQTRDTTYVPNFLSQPGLHTRTRVSLKDLALQLLHKKIQVGHHGHSSVEDAMTAMELYRLVEVQWEQQASSLQTHPEDREPDSSTDMDQYMEDQYWPEDLAPSTSGGTAGKAQGRKE, encoded by the exons ATGGTACCCTGCGAAGCCACTGGGTCTGCCCAGTGCCTCAGCCCTTCCCTGGCCAACCCAAATGCCAAGGATGTGCTTCGGAGGAAGCACAAGAGGAAGAGCCGGCAGCACCAGCGCTTCATGGCCCGGAAGGCCTTGCTGCAGGAGCAGGGACTGCTGGGCATACCCCCAGAGCCAGGAGCTTCCCCATTGCCCATGCTGTCGGAGGCGCTGCTGGGCACTGACACTGCCCGCAGTGGGAGGCAGCGCCCAGGGGCTCAGACTGGAGATGCCCCATGTAGCAGAAAGCCCACCCACAGGGAATCCGCAGGGCCCTTGCCCAGCAAGTGTGTGGCTATCGACTGTGAGATGGTGGGCACGGGTCCCCGAGGGCGGGTGAGCGAGCTGGCCCGCTGCTCAGTGGTGAGTTATCACGGTGATGTTCTCTACGACAAGTACGTCCGGCCTGAGATGCCCATCGTGGACTTCCGCACCCGCTGGAGCGGCATCACCCGGAAGCACATGTGCAAGGCTATCCCCTTCCAGGTGGCCCAGAAGGAG ATCCTCAAGCTCCTGAAGGGCAAGGTGGTCGTGGGGCACGCGCTGCACAATGACTTCCAGGCCCTCAAGTACTTCCACCCTCGGAGCCAGACTCGCGACACCACATACGTCCCAAACTTCCTCAGCCAGCCCGGCCTCCACACTCGGACCCGGGTCTCTCTGAAGGACCTGGCCCTGCAGCTGCTGCACAAGAAGATCCAG GTGGGCCACCATGGGCACTCGTCAGTGGAGGACGCTATGACAGCCATGGAGCTCTACCGGCTGGTGGAGGTGCAGTGGGAACAGCAGGCCAGCAGCCTGCAGACCCACCCTGAGGACAGAGAGCCAGACAGCAGCACGGACATGGACCAGTATATGGAGGACCAGTACTGGCCTGAGGACCTGGCCCCGAGCACAAGTGGGGGAACAGCGGGGAAGGCACAGGGCAGGAAGGAGTGA